A single Rubrivivax gelatinosus IL144 DNA region contains:
- a CDS encoding type I polyketide synthase: protein MSLFQTFVLTPAGHADVSLAIAACRAGAVGVVNHELEADPARWAPALAAVAAATDGGHALKLPALADGDAEHLVAARAAGLAWLLIDAAAVPAARETLAALRAAGLRVMAELTTPDWPAEALDAEVDALLLKGNEAGGFVGEDASFILLQKWRVRTALPLHVRGGLTPAVAAGCAALGVAGGALDAQVLLLDEARLGDAGQAVIAGLSGNETVAVGDGEHGEYFRILSRPGHAVAKALITEGDGCGFAALRDKVAGRVNWDDPRAGLLPVGHDVCFAADWRRRYGHLAAVLKAFDSAVATQLGQVAAQPPVAEGAPLAQALGLRFPIVQGPMTRVSDVADFAQAVADGGGLPMVAFALLKGAPLDKLLARTQQLLGDKPWGIGLLGFAPQALLDEQLALATQYKPAYALIAGGRPDQAVKLEASGVPTFLHVPSANLIPLFVQEGARRFIFEGRECGGHIGPLSSFVLWSTMVDRIADEIDARRVAPAELQLLFAGGIHDAASSAFVQVLAAPLVARGVKVGVLMGSAYLFTEEIVASGAVVAKFQQEVIACRHTVSLESGPGHASRCGYTPFAQEFFKKRAELREQKVAGEESRRVLDDLIMGRLRIASKGTTRIGEEGRLTTLDEQQQHAEGMYMLGQVATLRDGVTTVASLHKEVTAGAAALLAAAADARQAAPVAATGPVDIAIVGLATLLPKADSLAAYWDNILAKVDAITEIPPHRWDWRLYYDSDRHAPDKIYSKWGGFIDDLVFDPTRYGMPPKSIEAVDPMQLMALEVARRTLADAGYDRKPFDRERASVIVGASGGTGDVGSQYGLRSELPRFSGQLPAEVAERLPEWTEDSFAGILLNVIAGRIANRLNFGGVNFTTDAACASSLAAVYQGVTELAAGRSDIVIAGGVDTVQGPFGYLCFSKTQALSPRGRCNTFDASGDGIVISEGIAMVALKRLADAERDGDRIYAVIKGVGGSSDGNAKGLTAPLPAGQLRAMRRAYQMAGFGPSTVGLFEAHGTGTVAGDTAELESTTRLMLEEGARAHGAVVGSVKTMIGHTKATAGVAGLVKAALALHHKVLPPHLGVTNPNPTLKRPDAPLHVIADALPWLPAEQPRRAACSAFGFGGTNFHVVMEEYQREYRPWLRSATAQRWPAELLLFAADSREALVARLTALHAELAATPVELRDLAASLARTWQAGAAERLALVARSPEELATKLAAAAAFLRGEAKAAPPGVFHRAGAPIGGKLAVLFPGQGSQYTGMGREAALYLPPVADALAEAETALRSPFTERFGKTLGEFLFPRAAYDDAAKEGARRALTSTDVAQPALGALEVGLWRLLQSLGFQADMAAGHSYGEFVAQHAAGAIDFGALMALSAARGRFIVDAAKDAGAELGTMAAVPAERAVVEQLIADLPDVIVANHNAPLQSIVSGTRAGVEAAVAKCAAAGIEAQAIPVAAAFHSVLVKPAQGPLAALIDATPWQPTAIPVYANATARPHPAEPARSRQLMAEHLVKPVEFVAQVRQMHDDGARLFVEVGPKAVLSRLVGRILQDQPHVAVALDDGSGLAGVLAGIGQLLVAGVALDVEPLFAGRDCRVGDPARLASLDRRETPARTAWVINGAGVRRLADPVKPVGVTLEQAQAALAAPPAVPAAAPAAPVASAPAPAPVAPTLPAAAPARTATPITSQFSRRVRTMDERRPLPATADAAVLAEYFETMRQFLESQERVMAAFLGQQPAAPARALRARPVPTMVLPRVADAVPAAPVAPVVPPAPVVAAAPVPPVAPAAPVVAPAPVQPAPVAAAPVAAAAPAAALSRDKLAEMLLAIVEEKTGYPKDMVGLDQNLESDLGIDSIKRIEVVGAMLQALPEAWRAALVDSRSKLNTQPTLNGMLDLIGSAKEGAAVPFDRAEAGTPVAGAVVADHAPSRHLIEPTPEALPATAARRLAAGRYLIVPDRGTLADGLATRLAERGATVERLDPALLADEAALVAWCATHRVAPVAGLVFLSPVDAPLPGADAGPDEWRAALAAGDQALFVLLRELSAAFVPEAHVLAASALGGLYGRGRAPEALPLAGGAPGLLKSLREERPSLRVKAVDLDPTQPALAHAQALFDELELDGGRQEVGYPGGQRTVFRSVVAELPADAPRVALHSVVVLATGGARGITAELLRELARPGNTLVLTGRSTLPEAEPAELAALADAAALRAHFIAEVRRGALAMKPGEINRHVQALLGLREMRANIADFRASGAAVEYHAVDVTDEGSMRALLDGVYARHGRLDGVVHGAGVIEDKLIAEKSTASWRRVVDTKVVGLLLLQKWLRPESLKFLTVFSSVAGRYGNSGQGDYATANELMNRICEHLRGRWDGRVAVSALCWGPWGPTKFGAGMVTAETEAKFAAKGVTLVSAAVGRKLFADEISRPAGGPVEVVCGAGPWERHEAEIGAWRKRAPEGPELGALLGAARVLDAGRGEQVVALRLDVARHLYLQEHVIDATPVLPAAAALEITAEAAATLWPGWKVVEMREFRLMKGVELKEPARALRVLVSPPPYGSSEGFEVVAALQSELAAGRFITHYKGVVRLEQQLPAGERVVPRPHREKSLTVERAYGEWLFHGPRFQVIEGFDGLSQQGAGTAVRSTHPSAWLRGVPADAAGWVFDPALLDAAAQMAWLWARAFRDESALPAKFGRVVRYAERFPERLRMEYERIPSDDPTLIRANVVFSDERGEPVMLIEELESIASAALNRLGGTARTAIDA, encoded by the coding sequence ATGAGCCTCTTCCAGACCTTCGTCCTCACCCCGGCCGGACACGCCGACGTGTCGCTGGCGATCGCCGCCTGCCGAGCCGGCGCCGTCGGCGTCGTCAACCACGAGCTCGAAGCCGACCCGGCGCGCTGGGCCCCGGCGCTGGCCGCCGTGGCCGCGGCCACCGACGGCGGCCACGCGCTGAAGCTGCCGGCGCTGGCCGACGGCGACGCCGAGCACCTGGTTGCCGCGCGAGCCGCGGGCCTGGCCTGGCTGCTGATCGACGCCGCCGCGGTGCCCGCCGCACGCGAGACGCTGGCCGCGCTGCGTGCCGCCGGCCTGCGCGTGATGGCCGAGCTGACGACGCCGGACTGGCCGGCCGAGGCGCTGGACGCCGAGGTCGACGCGCTGCTGCTCAAGGGCAACGAGGCCGGCGGCTTCGTCGGCGAGGACGCCAGCTTCATCCTCTTGCAGAAGTGGCGCGTCCGCACGGCGCTGCCGCTGCACGTTCGCGGCGGCCTGACGCCGGCCGTGGCCGCGGGCTGCGCCGCGCTCGGCGTGGCCGGCGGCGCGCTCGACGCGCAAGTCCTGCTGCTCGACGAAGCGCGACTGGGCGACGCCGGCCAGGCCGTCATCGCCGGCCTGTCGGGCAACGAGACGGTGGCCGTCGGCGACGGCGAGCACGGCGAGTACTTCCGCATCCTGAGCCGCCCGGGCCACGCCGTGGCCAAGGCGCTGATCACCGAGGGCGACGGCTGTGGCTTTGCCGCGCTGCGCGACAAGGTCGCCGGGCGCGTGAACTGGGACGACCCGCGCGCCGGCCTGCTGCCGGTGGGCCACGACGTCTGCTTCGCCGCCGACTGGCGCCGTCGCTACGGCCACCTGGCCGCGGTGCTGAAGGCGTTCGACAGCGCGGTCGCGACCCAGCTCGGCCAGGTCGCCGCCCAGCCGCCGGTCGCCGAAGGCGCGCCGCTGGCGCAGGCGCTGGGGCTGCGTTTCCCGATCGTGCAGGGGCCGATGACGCGCGTCTCCGACGTCGCCGACTTCGCCCAGGCCGTGGCCGACGGCGGCGGCCTGCCGATGGTCGCCTTCGCGCTGCTGAAGGGCGCGCCGCTGGACAAGCTGCTCGCGCGCACCCAGCAGCTGCTGGGCGACAAGCCCTGGGGCATCGGCCTGCTGGGCTTCGCGCCGCAGGCCCTGCTCGACGAGCAGCTCGCGCTGGCGACGCAGTACAAGCCGGCCTACGCGCTGATCGCCGGCGGCCGGCCCGACCAGGCCGTCAAGCTCGAAGCCTCGGGCGTGCCGACCTTTCTGCACGTGCCCTCGGCCAACCTGATCCCGCTGTTCGTCCAGGAAGGCGCGCGGCGTTTCATCTTCGAGGGCCGCGAGTGCGGCGGCCACATCGGCCCGCTGTCCAGCTTCGTGCTCTGGTCGACGATGGTCGACCGAATCGCCGACGAGATCGACGCGCGCCGCGTCGCGCCGGCCGAGCTGCAGCTGCTGTTCGCCGGCGGCATCCACGACGCCGCCTCGTCGGCTTTTGTGCAGGTGCTGGCCGCGCCGCTGGTCGCGCGCGGCGTCAAGGTCGGCGTGCTGATGGGCAGCGCCTACCTGTTCACCGAGGAGATCGTCGCCTCGGGCGCGGTGGTGGCCAAGTTCCAGCAGGAAGTCATCGCCTGCCGCCACACCGTCAGCCTCGAGTCCGGCCCGGGCCACGCCAGCCGCTGCGGCTACACGCCGTTCGCGCAGGAGTTCTTCAAAAAGCGCGCCGAGCTGCGCGAGCAGAAGGTGGCCGGCGAAGAGAGCCGGCGTGTGCTCGACGACCTGATCATGGGCCGACTGCGCATCGCCTCCAAGGGCACGACGCGCATCGGCGAGGAAGGCCGGCTGACGACGCTGGACGAGCAGCAGCAGCACGCCGAGGGCATGTACATGCTCGGCCAGGTGGCGACGCTGCGCGACGGCGTCACGACCGTCGCCTCGCTGCACAAGGAAGTGACGGCCGGCGCCGCCGCGCTGCTCGCCGCCGCGGCCGACGCCCGCCAGGCCGCGCCGGTGGCCGCCACCGGCCCGGTCGACATCGCCATCGTCGGCCTGGCCACGCTGCTGCCCAAGGCCGATTCGCTGGCCGCCTACTGGGACAACATCCTCGCCAAGGTCGACGCGATCACCGAGATCCCGCCGCACCGCTGGGACTGGCGCCTGTACTACGACAGCGACCGCCACGCGCCGGACAAGATCTATTCGAAGTGGGGCGGCTTCATCGACGACCTGGTCTTCGACCCGACACGCTACGGCATGCCGCCGAAGTCGATCGAGGCCGTCGACCCGATGCAGCTGATGGCGCTGGAAGTCGCGCGCCGCACGCTCGCCGACGCCGGCTACGACCGCAAGCCCTTCGACCGCGAACGCGCCTCGGTGATCGTTGGCGCCAGCGGCGGCACCGGCGACGTCGGCTCGCAGTACGGGCTGCGTTCGGAGCTGCCGCGCTTCTCGGGCCAGCTGCCGGCCGAGGTCGCCGAACGCCTGCCCGAGTGGACCGAGGATTCCTTCGCCGGCATCCTGCTGAACGTCATCGCCGGGCGCATCGCCAACCGGCTGAACTTCGGCGGCGTCAACTTCACGACCGACGCCGCCTGCGCCTCGTCGCTGGCCGCGGTCTACCAGGGCGTCACCGAGCTGGCCGCCGGGCGCAGCGACATCGTCATCGCCGGCGGCGTCGACACCGTGCAGGGCCCGTTCGGCTACCTGTGCTTCAGCAAGACGCAGGCGCTGTCGCCGCGCGGCCGCTGCAACACCTTCGACGCCTCGGGCGACGGCATCGTCATCAGCGAAGGCATCGCGATGGTGGCCTTGAAGCGCCTGGCCGACGCCGAGCGCGACGGCGACCGCATCTACGCCGTCATCAAGGGTGTCGGCGGTTCCAGCGACGGCAACGCCAAGGGCCTGACCGCGCCGCTGCCGGCCGGCCAGCTGCGCGCGATGCGCCGCGCCTACCAGATGGCCGGCTTCGGCCCGTCGACCGTCGGCCTGTTCGAGGCCCACGGCACCGGCACCGTCGCTGGCGACACCGCCGAGCTCGAGAGCACGACGCGGCTGATGCTGGAAGAGGGCGCACGCGCCCACGGCGCCGTCGTCGGCTCGGTGAAGACGATGATCGGCCACACCAAGGCCACCGCCGGCGTCGCCGGCCTGGTCAAGGCCGCGCTGGCGCTGCACCACAAGGTGCTGCCGCCGCACCTGGGCGTGACGAACCCCAACCCGACCCTGAAGCGCCCCGACGCGCCGCTGCACGTCATCGCCGACGCGCTGCCCTGGCTGCCGGCCGAGCAGCCGCGGCGTGCCGCCTGCAGCGCCTTCGGCTTCGGCGGCACCAACTTCCACGTCGTGATGGAGGAGTACCAGCGCGAGTACCGCCCCTGGCTGCGCAGCGCGACGGCGCAGCGCTGGCCGGCCGAGCTGCTGCTGTTCGCGGCCGACAGCCGCGAGGCGCTGGTCGCGCGCCTGACCGCGCTGCACGCCGAACTGGCGGCGACGCCGGTGGAACTGCGCGACCTGGCCGCCAGCCTGGCGCGCACCTGGCAGGCCGGCGCCGCCGAGCGTCTGGCGCTGGTCGCGCGCAGCCCCGAGGAACTGGCGACCAAGCTCGCCGCGGCGGCGGCCTTCCTGCGTGGCGAGGCCAAGGCCGCGCCGCCGGGGGTGTTCCACCGTGCCGGCGCGCCGATCGGCGGCAAGCTCGCGGTGCTGTTCCCGGGCCAGGGCTCGCAGTACACCGGCATGGGCCGCGAGGCGGCGCTGTACCTGCCGCCGGTGGCCGACGCGCTGGCCGAGGCCGAGACCGCGCTGCGCTCGCCGTTCACCGAGCGTTTCGGCAAGACGCTGGGCGAGTTCCTGTTCCCGCGCGCCGCCTACGACGACGCCGCCAAGGAGGGCGCGCGCCGCGCGCTGACCAGCACCGACGTCGCCCAGCCGGCGCTCGGCGCGCTGGAGGTGGGCCTGTGGCGTTTGCTGCAGTCGCTGGGCTTCCAGGCCGACATGGCCGCCGGCCACAGCTACGGCGAGTTCGTCGCCCAGCACGCCGCCGGCGCCATCGACTTCGGCGCGCTGATGGCGCTGTCGGCCGCACGCGGCCGCTTCATCGTCGACGCTGCCAAGGACGCCGGTGCCGAACTCGGCACGATGGCCGCGGTGCCCGCCGAGCGTGCCGTCGTCGAGCAGCTGATCGCCGACCTGCCCGACGTCATCGTCGCCAACCACAACGCACCGCTGCAGAGCATCGTCTCGGGCACGCGTGCCGGCGTCGAGGCGGCCGTCGCCAAGTGCGCCGCGGCCGGCATCGAGGCGCAAGCCATCCCGGTGGCCGCGGCCTTCCACTCGGTGCTGGTCAAGCCGGCGCAAGGCCCGCTGGCGGCGCTGATCGACGCCACGCCCTGGCAGCCGACGGCGATTCCCGTCTACGCCAACGCCACCGCGCGGCCGCACCCGGCCGAGCCGGCGCGCAGCCGCCAGCTGATGGCCGAGCACCTGGTCAAGCCGGTCGAGTTCGTCGCCCAGGTGCGCCAGATGCACGACGACGGCGCGCGCCTGTTCGTCGAGGTCGGCCCGAAGGCGGTGCTGTCGCGCCTGGTCGGCCGCATCCTGCAGGATCAGCCGCACGTCGCCGTGGCGCTCGACGACGGCAGCGGCCTGGCCGGCGTGCTGGCCGGCATCGGCCAGCTGCTGGTGGCCGGCGTGGCGCTGGACGTCGAGCCGCTGTTCGCCGGCCGCGACTGCCGCGTCGGCGACCCGGCGCGCCTGGCCTCGCTGGACCGCCGCGAGACGCCGGCGCGCACCGCCTGGGTCATCAACGGCGCCGGCGTGCGCCGCCTCGCCGACCCGGTCAAGCCGGTCGGCGTGACGCTGGAGCAGGCCCAGGCCGCGCTGGCCGCGCCGCCTGCCGTGCCGGCGGCCGCGCCTGCGGCCCCGGTCGCCTCGGCCCCGGCCCCGGCCCCGGTCGCGCCCACGCTGCCCGCGGCCGCCCCGGCGCGCACCGCCACCCCGATCACGTCCCAGTTTTCCCGGAGGGTCCGAACGATGGATGAACGACGACCACTGCCTGCCACGGCCGACGCCGCCGTGCTGGCCGAGTACTTCGAGACGATGCGCCAGTTCCTGGAGTCGCAGGAGCGCGTGATGGCCGCCTTCCTCGGCCAGCAGCCGGCGGCGCCGGCGCGTGCGCTGCGCGCCCGCCCGGTGCCGACGATGGTGCTGCCGCGTGTCGCCGACGCGGTGCCTGCCGCGCCGGTGGCGCCGGTCGTGCCGCCCGCCCCGGTCGTCGCCGCGGCTCCGGTGCCGCCGGTGGCCCCGGCCGCGCCGGTGGTCGCTCCGGCCCCGGTGCAGCCTGCGCCGGTCGCTGCCGCGCCGGTGGCGGCCGCGGCTCCGGCCGCCGCGCTGTCGCGCGACAAGCTCGCCGAGATGCTGCTCGCCATCGTCGAGGAGAAGACCGGCTATCCGAAGGACATGGTCGGCCTCGACCAGAACCTCGAGTCCGACCTCGGCATCGACAGCATCAAGCGCATCGAGGTCGTCGGCGCGATGCTGCAGGCGCTGCCCGAGGCCTGGCGCGCCGCGCTGGTCGACAGCCGCAGCAAGCTGAACACCCAGCCGACGCTCAACGGCATGCTGGACCTGATCGGCTCGGCCAAGGAAGGGGCGGCCGTCCCTTTTGATCGTGCCGAGGCGGGCACCCCGGTGGCCGGCGCCGTCGTCGCCGACCATGCCCCGTCTCGGCATCTGATCGAACCGACACCCGAAGCCCTGCCCGCGACGGCCGCGCGCCGTCTCGCCGCCGGGCGCTATCTGATCGTGCCCGACCGCGGCACGCTCGCCGACGGCCTGGCCACGCGCCTGGCCGAACGTGGCGCCACGGTCGAGCGCCTGGATCCGGCGCTGCTCGCCGACGAGGCGGCGCTCGTCGCCTGGTGCGCCACGCACCGCGTCGCGCCCGTCGCCGGCCTGGTCTTCCTGAGCCCGGTCGACGCGCCGCTGCCCGGCGCCGACGCCGGCCCCGACGAATGGCGCGCGGCGCTGGCCGCCGGCGACCAGGCGCTGTTCGTGCTGCTGCGTGAACTGAGCGCCGCCTTCGTGCCCGAGGCCCATGTGCTGGCCGCCAGCGCGCTGGGCGGCCTGTACGGCCGCGGCCGCGCACCCGAGGCGCTGCCGCTGGCCGGCGGCGCGCCGGGCCTCTTGAAGTCGCTGCGCGAGGAGCGGCCCAGCTTGCGCGTCAAGGCCGTCGACCTCGACCCCACGCAACCCGCGCTGGCCCATGCCCAGGCGCTGTTCGACGAGCTGGAGCTCGACGGCGGCCGCCAGGAGGTCGGCTACCCCGGCGGCCAGCGCACCGTGTTCCGCAGCGTCGTCGCCGAACTGCCGGCCGACGCGCCGCGTGTCGCCCTGCACAGCGTCGTCGTGCTCGCCACCGGCGGCGCGCGCGGCATCACCGCCGAGCTGCTGCGCGAGCTGGCGCGGCCCGGCAACACGCTGGTGCTGACCGGCCGCAGCACGCTGCCCGAGGCCGAGCCCGCCGAGCTGGCGGCGCTGGCCGACGCCGCGGCGCTGCGTGCCCACTTCATCGCCGAGGTGCGCCGCGGTGCGCTGGCGATGAAGCCGGGCGAGATCAACCGCCACGTGCAGGCCCTGCTGGGCCTGCGCGAGATGCGCGCCAACATTGCCGACTTCCGCGCCAGCGGCGCCGCCGTCGAGTACCACGCGGTGGACGTCACCGACGAGGGCTCGATGCGGGCGCTGCTCGACGGCGTCTACGCCCGCCACGGCCGCCTGGACGGCGTCGTGCACGGTGCCGGCGTCATCGAGGACAAGCTGATCGCCGAAAAGAGCACGGCGAGCTGGCGCCGGGTCGTCGACACCAAGGTCGTCGGCCTGCTGCTGCTGCAGAAGTGGCTGCGCCCGGAGAGCCTGAAGTTCCTCACCGTCTTCAGCTCGGTCGCCGGGCGCTACGGCAACAGCGGGCAGGGCGACTACGCCACCGCCAACGAGCTGATGAACCGCATCTGCGAGCACCTGCGCGGGCGCTGGGACGGCCGTGTCGCCGTCAGCGCGCTGTGCTGGGGCCCGTGGGGGCCGACCAAGTTCGGCGCCGGCATGGTGACCGCCGAGACCGAGGCCAAGTTCGCCGCCAAGGGCGTGACGCTGGTCAGCGCGGCCGTGGGGCGCAAGCTCTTCGCCGACGAGATCTCGCGCCCGGCCGGCGGCCCGGTCGAGGTGGTCTGCGGCGCCGGCCCCTGGGAGCGCCACGAAGCCGAGATCGGCGCCTGGCGCAAACGGGCGCCCGAGGGCCCCGAGCTCGGCGCGCTGCTGGGCGCCGCGCGCGTGCTCGACGCCGGCCGCGGCGAGCAGGTCGTCGCGCTGCGCCTGGACGTGGCGCGCCACCTCTATCTGCAGGAACACGTGATCGACGCGACGCCGGTGCTGCCGGCGGCCGCCGCGCTGGAGATCACCGCCGAGGCCGCCGCCACGCTGTGGCCGGGCTGGAAGGTCGTCGAGATGCGCGAGTTCCGGCTGATGAAGGGCGTCGAGCTGAAGGAGCCGGCGCGTGCGCTGCGTGTGCTGGTCAGCCCGCCGCCCTACGGCAGCAGCGAGGGCTTCGAGGTCGTCGCCGCGCTGCAGAGCGAGCTGGCCGCCGGCCGCTTCATCACCCACTACAAGGGCGTGGTGCGGCTGGAGCAGCAGCTGCCGGCCGGTGAACGTGTCGTGCCGCGCCCGCACCGCGAGAAGAGCCTGACCGTCGAACGCGCCTACGGCGAGTGGCTGTTCCACGGCCCGCGCTTCCAGGTCATCGAAGGTTTCGACGGCCTGTCGCAGCAGGGCGCGGGCACGGCGGTGCGCTCCACGCATCCGTCGGCCTGGCTGCGCGGCGTGCCGGCCGACGCGGCGGGCTGGGTCTTCGACCCGGCGCTGCTGGACGCCGCGGCGCAGATGGCCTGGCTGTGGGCACGCGCCTTCCGCGACGAATCGGCGCTGCCGGCGAAGTTCGGCCGCGTCGTGCGCTACGCCGAACGTTTCCCCGAGCGGCTGCGCATGGAGTACGAGCGCATCCCGAGCGACGACCCGACGCTGATCCGCGCCAACGTGGTGTTCAGCGACGAACGTGGCGAGCCGGTGATGCTGATCGAGGAACTGGAGAGCATCGCCAGCGCCGCGCTGAACCGCCTGGGCGGCACCGCACGCACGGCGATCGACGCATGA